From a single Rutidosis leptorrhynchoides isolate AG116_Rl617_1_P2 chromosome 5, CSIRO_AGI_Rlap_v1, whole genome shotgun sequence genomic region:
- the LOC139846705 gene encoding heat shock factor protein HSF8-like, giving the protein MEPNTSTNATVSAAESGATVPPPVPPPMSSVNAPPPFLVKTYDMVDDPSTDKVVSWSATNNSFVVWDPPEFARDLLPKYFKHNNFSSFVRQLNTYGFRKIDPDRWEFANEGFLRGQKHLLKGIVRRKSTAGHHPPPQQPHQQTSSVGACVEVGKFGLEEEVERLKRDKNVLMQELVRLRQQQQTTDNQMQSMVQRLQGMEQRQQQMMSFLAKAVNSPGFLAHFVQQQNESTRLITEGNKKRRFKEDADISNNHSSDGRIVKYQPVVNDAAQSMLKQIMKLDTTSPRLGPFSSGVTLQDVTPLTPGQSFLPAVTDVLSAPLEANSEVAVANHFSDTSPLIDGQELPDVSDLVQDGNIDSYMQPEPQNQDLLDPNMLNEKLQLDIGNFSPEAELEWDNNLLTEMEKYLNSYDPSWDQFLDARPEVETNDGMDSRSVDDHVMKENENKEQETECSGSQVQQLTTQMGLLSSNTRKT; this is encoded by the exons ATGGAACCTAACACCTCTACTAACGCTACCGTATCTGCCGCAGAAAGCGGTGCCACCGTTCCACCGCCGGTGCCGCCTCCGATGTCGAGTGTGAATGCTCCTCCGCCGTTTTTAGTTAAAACTTACGATATGGTTGATGATCCTTCTACTGATAAGGTTGTTTCATGGAGCGCTACTAATAACAGTTTCGTTGTGTGGGACCCCCCGGAGTTTGCTAGAGATCTTTTGCCTAAATATTTTAAGCACAATAATTTTTCAAGCTTTGTTCGTCAACTCAATACATAT GGATTTAGGAAAATCGATCCTGATCGCTGGGAATTTGCAAATGAGGGATTTCTACGAGGTCAAAAACACTTGCTTAAAGGTATTGTTCGCCGAAAATCAACTGCTGGTCATCATCCACCGCCACAACAACCTCATCAACAGACCTCCTCGGTCGGTGCTTGTGTTGAAGTTGGAAAATTCGGTCTCGAAGAAGAGGTCGAGAGACTAAAAAGGGATAAAAATGTTCTGATGCAGGAGCTTGTTAGACTGAGACAGCAACAACAGACCACTGATAATCAAATGCAATCAATGGTGCAACGTCTTCAAGGGATGGAACAACGGCAGCAGCAAATGATGTCATTCTTAGCAAAAGCAGTTAACAGCCCTGGCTTTTTGGCTCATTTTGTACAACAGCAAAATGAAAGCACGCGACTCATTACTGAAGGGAATAAAAAACGCAGGTTTAAAGAAGACGCTGATATTTCAAACAACCATTCTTCTGACGGACGGATCGTTAAATACCAACCGGTGGTTAACGATGCTGCACAATCAATGCTTAAACAGATCATGAAACTTGATACCACTTCACCTCGTTTGGGTCCTTTTAGCTCCGGTGTTACTCTACAAGACGTTACACCGTTAACACCTGGTCAATCTTTTTTACCTGCAGTTACAGATGTGCTCTCTGCACCGCTAGAAGCAAATTCGGAAGTTGCTGTAGCGAATCATTTTTCAGATACAAGCCCACTAATTGACGGTCAAGAGTTACCGGATGTGTCTGACCTGGTGCAAGATGGCAACATTGACAGTTACATGCAACCCGAACCACAGAATCAGGATCTTTTGGACCCGAACATGTTGAATGAGAAACTTCAGTTAGATATTGGAAATTTTTCTCCTGAAGCAGAATTAGAATGGGATAATAATTTGCTGACAGAGATGGAGAAGTACCTTAATTCTTATGACCCGTCATGGGATCAGTTTCTTGACGCGCGTCCCGAGGTCGAAACGAATGATGGAATGGACTCGCGTTCAGTGGATGATCATGTTATGAAGGAAAATGAAAACAAAGAACAGGAAACAGAGTGTTCTGGGTCTCAAGTTCAGCAGCTTACTACACAAATGGGCCTTCTGTCTTCCAATACCAGAAAGACTTGA
- the LOC139850061 gene encoding uncharacterized protein: protein MVESGSRHSSLSGTWQHIIAAGSSLNAAQVQFKQSFVKSVGSGSSTSFWFDQWLGESKLSSLFPRLFDLECSKEVLIKDRVIISESGALTEVRFMAMVHGVGWFIQSQDPSMRVRQQNLSNNRTTIAHSSKQSHSKKKKIEIFAWWALKKRLHVLTELDKRGIDLHSVRCPLCDDDVESVDHALIFCKSALVVWDRVFNLWNMGNFSSFSINEICGIPDNNSMSGFGKKLWQAINWICLYLIWKNRNNKIFQGKSWNPPGALNEIQTKTFEWISSRVKGRQVDWLTWLSNPSSYLQM, encoded by the exons ATGGTGGAAAGTGGCTCTCGCCACTCTTCATTATCAGGCACCTGGCAACATATAATTGCAGCAGGTTCTTCTTTAAATGCGGCACAGGTGCAATTCAAACAATCCTTCGTCAAATCAGTGGGAAGTGGAAGTTCTACCTCATTTTGGTTCGATCAGTGGTTAGGCGAAAGCAAACTGTCCAGTTTGTTCCCTCGGCTTTTTGATCTCGAATGCAGTAAGGAGGTTTTGATCAAAGATCGTGTTATTATATCAGAGTCAGGTGCTTTGACA GAAGTCAGATTCATGGCGATGGTCCATGGCGTCGGATGGTTTATTCAGAGTCAAGATCCTAGCATGCGAGTTCGACAACAAAACCTTAGCAACAACCGGACCACAATAGCCCACTCTTCGAAACAATCtcactccaaaaaaaaaaaaattgagatttttgcgtGGTGGGCTTTGAAAAAGAGACTACATGTGTTGACTGAACTTGACAAGAGAGGAATAGACCTCCATAGTGTCCGATGTCCTTTATGTGATGACGACGTGGAATCCGTGGATCATGCACTTATCTTTTGTAAATCTGCTTTGGTCGTTTGGGATCGTGTTTTTAATTTGTGGAATATGGGTAATTTCTCATCCTTTAGCATTAATGAAATATGTGGCATTCCCGATAATAATTCTATGTCGGGCTTTGGAAAGAAGTTATGGCAAGCGATAAATTGGATTTGTTTGTATCTTATTTGGAAGAACCGGAACAATAAGATATTTCAGGGCAAATCTTGGAATCCACCTGGTGCTCTTAATGAGATACAAACTAAAACGTTTGAATGGATCTCTTCACGCGTAAAAGGAAGACAAGTTGATTGGCTTACATGGTTGTCAAATCCGAGTAGCTACCTTCAAATGTAA